In uncultured Methanobrevibacter sp., the genomic window AAAAAACTCTTTTTTAAATTTTATATTAGTATTTCTATTTAATATCAGATATTAACTCATTTTTCCAGAATATTAATTTCAAATCTATATTTTGTACATTTTTAAATGATGTTTTTAAGAAAATTTAATCAAAAAAGGATTTTAAAAATTTTTAATATAAAATATTCATATTTTAAGGAAATATTATATATCACAGATATCAGATTATAAGATGGTGATAATGTGGAAAAATTAGATGACATTATTGTTTCAAGAGCAATCATAGAAGAGTTTATGAACGACTTTCTCGACTACACAGACATTGATGTAGCCATTGGTGGCGGAGGCCCCTCCGGAATTACTGCAGGTTATTATCTTGCAAAAGCAGGATATAAAGTTGCACTGTTTGAAAGAAAACTCTCCATAGGCGGAGGAATGTGGGGAGGTGGAATGATGTTCAACAAAGTTGTAGTCCAGGAGGAAGGAAGAAGAATTCTTGATGAATTCGGAATCAACTACAAAAAATATCAGGACAACTACTATGTGGTGGACTCCATAGAGTGCACCTCAACACTTACATCTAAAGCCACTCAAGCTGGTCTTAAAGTGTTTAATCTCATGTCAATTGAGGATTTAATGGTACGTGAAAACGGAATAAACGGAGTGGTGCTCAACTGGAGTTCAGTTGAAATGAGTGGTCTACATATAGACCCACTAACAGTAAGATCCCGTGCAGTTATTGATGCAACAGGACACCCATTGGAAATTATCAAAATTGTACAGGAAAAAATGGAGGAACCCCTCAACACACAGACCGGAAAGATCATGGGTGAAAAATCCATGTGGGCAGACAGGGCCGAAGGCAAAATACTCGACAATGTAAATGAAGTGTATCCAGGATTATACGTTACCGGAATGGCTGCAAATGCAGTTCACGGATCACAGCGTATGGGACCAATTTTTGGAGGAATGCTACTTTCAGGAGAGTATGTTGCCAAAAAGGTTGCTGAAGATCTGGAAAACAGAAAATAATTTTACCAAAAAACCATCACCAATTTTTAGGTATGCCTAAAAAAATAGAAAGCTTTATATACTATCACGACAAAGTAATAAGTAGAGATGAAATTTAGGTTTACCTAAAACACTCTAATCATTAGTCAAATAATGAAAACTCTCCAAAATTGGAATCTATTGAATTATATTTTCACAATTTTACTGGTCCAATATGTTCAACATAATACACAACATATAATGCTTAACTGCCAAAAGCATTATAAATTCGTTAAATACAAGTCGTTGGAAAATTTAAAATCTGCCAAAATATAATTTTCCTCAAAAGGGTGTTTAAGCTAGTCACTTAAACACCAAACTACTCTCTTTTTTGAAAAAACTTTAAATTTTATAGAATTCCAATTATCTTTTTAATATTATTAAACAATATAGAATCATCTGATTTTAAATATAAGAACTATTAATAATTTATTTTTAATTTTACAATGCAAATAGGCACTTACAGTCGAAAAACTTTATATAAATCCCCAATATATAAATTAACAAGTGCAAGGAACATGAATGATAATTTGCACATGATGATTATAAGGTGATACTATGAGTTTCATTGAGTCAAGCATTAACATGGTAAATTCTTCCGATGACGGTTTTAAAAAACAAAAAATGTTTCAAGAAAAATATTGTGAAAAGAAATCATATGATATGAAAATCCAAGATATTAAACATGAAGTCAACTGGAGCAGAGATTTTTTCGGCTTCAAAAACATTAAAGTATTCTGATTAATTTGAGTCGGTAAAATTTTATAGATTTATTTGATTTTTTAAATATTTTTGTGTCCAATTTTGCATTTGGAAGTCTAAAAATGTCAGAATTCCTTTTTTTAGTTTTGCATAATTTCTTTATTACTTCTGGATTGGTTTGTCTGTAGTAATTTTCTACTTTATTTGATGTTTTTTCTATATTT contains:
- a CDS encoding sulfide-dependent adenosine diphosphate thiazole synthase, with the translated sequence MEKLDDIIVSRAIIEEFMNDFLDYTDIDVAIGGGGPSGITAGYYLAKAGYKVALFERKLSIGGGMWGGGMMFNKVVVQEEGRRILDEFGINYKKYQDNYYVVDSIECTSTLTSKATQAGLKVFNLMSIEDLMVRENGINGVVLNWSSVEMSGLHIDPLTVRSRAVIDATGHPLEIIKIVQEKMEEPLNTQTGKIMGEKSMWADRAEGKILDNVNEVYPGLYVTGMAANAVHGSQRMGPIFGGMLLSGEYVAKKVAEDLENRK